The genomic segment ACCGACCGACTGCGCCGCCATCCGCTCGGCGAGCTTGCGCGAGAACTCGTCGATCACCGAGGAGTGGACGTAGAAGCGGTTCGCGGCCGTGCAGGCCTCGCCGCCGTTTCGCATCTTCGCGAGCATCGCGCCGTCGACCGCCTTGTCGACGTCGGCGTCCTCGAAGACGACGAACGGAGCGTTGCCCCCGAGCTCCATCGACACGCGCAGCAGCCCCGGCGCCGCCGCCTCGACGAGCTTTCGCCCGACCTCGGTCGAGCCCGTGAACGAGAGCTTCCGAGCCCGCGGGTCGGCGATCAGCGGGTCCATCACGCGGCTCGCCGACGAGCTCGTGATCACGTTGAGCACTCCCGGCGGAAGCCCGCAGTCCTCGAGGATCTCCGCGAACGCCAGCATCGTCAGCGGCGTCTGCTGCGCGGGCTTGACGACCATCGTGCAGCCGGCCGCGATCGCCGGACCGACCTTGCGGGTCCCCATCGCGAGCGGGAAGTTCCACGGCGTGATCAGCAGGCAGGGGCCGACCGGGGCCTTCGTGACCAGCAGCCGCGAGGCGCCATCGGGCGCGAGCCCGTAGCGGCCGTCGATCCGCACCGCCTCCTCGGCGAACCAGCGCAGGTACTCGTTGCCGTAGGCGACCTCGCCGCGCGCCTCGGCGAGCGGCTTGCCCATCTCGAGGCTCATCAGCAGCGCGAGCTCCTCGGCGCGCTCGCCGATCTGCGCGTAGGCGGCCGAGAGGATCTCGCCGCGCTTGCGCGGCGCCCATGCGGCCCACTCCTCCTGAACCGCGCAGGCGGCATCGAGCGCGTCGACCGCGTCCTCGGCGCTCGCATCGGCGATCTCGCACAGGGTGCGACCCGTGGACGGGTCCTCGACGGCGATCCTCGAGCCGTTGGTCGAGCGCCACTTGCCGTCGATCAGCAGTCCCTTCGGGACGCGCTCGACGACCTCG from the Thermoleophilia bacterium SCSIO 60948 genome contains:
- a CDS encoding NAD-dependent succinate-semialdehyde dehydrogenase, which produces MTVAKPAAAEREVVERVPKGLLIDGKWRSTNGSRIAVEDPSTGRTLCEIADASAEDAVDALDAACAVQEEWAAWAPRKRGEILSAAYAQIGERAEELALLMSLEMGKPLAEARGEVAYGNEYLRWFAEEAVRIDGRYGLAPDGASRLLVTKAPVGPCLLITPWNFPLAMGTRKVGPAIAAGCTMVVKPAQQTPLTMLAFAEILEDCGLPPGVLNVITSSSASRVMDPLIADPRARKLSFTGSTEVGRKLVEAAAPGLLRVSMELGGNAPFVVFEDADVDKAVDGAMLAKMRNGGEACTAANRFYVHSSVIDEFSRKLAERMAAQSVGRGPEGSDVGPLIDETQRRKVAELVDDATAGGARVMTGGGPIEGEGYFYEPTVLADVPGSARILGEEIFGPVAPIVSFETEDEAVAAANRTEYGLVAYVFTRDIERGLRLVDRLDTGMVGMNRGLVSNPAAPFGGVKASGFGREGGREGIEEYLDTRYVAIDIGAP